The following is a genomic window from Corallococcus soli.
AAGCTCTGGAGCGACACGTCGTCGAAGCGCTTGGACTTCGCCAGGTTCAGCGCGAGCTGATCCTGCGGCATGTATTGGATGGTGGAGACGAAGTCATACGCGGGCGACAGCGTGGGGCGGGTGCCGTCCGGGTAGAAGAGCGACCAGTTCTTGTGGTGCGCGTCCCCGTTGCCACACGCGATGATGAACACCAGCCGCCGCAGGAACTCCTGGAGCGCATCCAGTCCCGCCACCTTGAGCAGCACGTTGGCGATGGTCTCGTAGTTGTACTTCTTGTACTTCTCATCCGAGTAGAGCCCCAGTACCTGGGCCAGGTCCTCCATGTGCACGCGGTGCCCGGGTGACGGTCGGTCGAAGCGGCGGATCGCGTAGGCGAGGTCCTCGCGAAGGGTGATGCCCTCCGGCAGCCCATGGAGGTCGGAGACCTTCAACAGCTGCATCTCCGGCACGTCGATGCCGGTGGCGCGAGCCCACGTCATCACGGAGAGCTCGTTCTCCGGCACGCGGTCATAGCGGTTGTCCGGGAGCTTGACGATCCAGTCGCCACCCCTGCCCCCCATGGGTAGCGTCATTCCCCGGTCGCGGCGCAGCATGGAGAACTTGAGCTGCACGCCCGCGAGCGAGAAGCGCAGCGGCTCCGAGTCGGAAGGAGCTGATTCGGAGGGAGCATCGACCACCGAAGCGTCACGGCTCGGGAGCTCACCCGCGGGCCGGACGACGACCGCGCCAGAGAGGTCCTCTCCCAGGTGGGCGATGAAGAAGAACTCGCGCTGCCGGGCAATCTGCTCCCGCTCCGAGATGAGGTCGCGCAGCGGCCCCTCGGGCAGCAGGTTCGAGAAGAACGGAGGCAGCCGCATGCGGCTGATATGCCGGCGCGACAGGTCGTCCTCGAAGAACTGCCCCAGCACGGGACGAGGGTAACGCTGGCGATACTCCTCGGAGATGCTGAACTCGATGCGCTCGTCGGCGAGCAGCGTGAGCGTGCCGACGTGCACGTCCCCCATGAGGACGTCGAGGACACCGGTGGTGGACGCAAGGGGCTTGGGGTCCATGACTCAGTCGTCTCCGTCGTCGATGATCATCGATTGGAGGGAAGGACGGTCCGAGTCATCCCAGCGCGTCCGGGCTTCAATGAACTGGCGCACCAGGGGCTCAAGATGCGCCCGTCGCTGCCGGAGGAAGTCCACGGACTCCCCCCGCCATAGCGATTCGAGCATGTCGGAGGTCAGCCCATGGCTGGCCAGTACCTCCGGGTCCGGAAGCGAGCGCTCCTCCAGCAGCGTCAGGACCGACGCCCCCGGCAGGGGAGGATGGAAGAGGAAGTTGAAGGGAGCCACGGCCTGGAGCGTCCGCTGGAGCAGCGACCCACGCACGGCCCACTCCGGGGTGCTCTCCAGGGGAATGATGTCCAGGAAGCCCTCGGTCTCGGAATCGAGCAGCTCGCCGGGCTCCAGGACCGCTCCTGTCCGCAGGTGCCGCGGCTGAAGGGACAACAGGAGGATGCGAATCACCGGAGGCGGCTGAGCCACCTCGGGATTGGGGATGACCGGAAGCCCCGCCTCCAGCCACCAGGGAATCAGGGGGGCCCCCACCTGGGCCAGCATCGCCTGGATGGAGCGCTCTTCATCCGAGCGCATGGCCGAGACGACCTCGAGTGCTTCGGCGGGCTTGAGCACCCAACCGCCGAAGACGACGTGCCGCCAGAACCAGCGGGACAGCAGCTCCCTCGAACGGGGGGACGGCTCTGGGTGCAGTTGGAAGAACCGCGTCAACAGCACCAGCGAGTTCTCAGGCGAGGGCAGGAGCTTGAGGTGCGGAATGAAGGCATCGCGCTTGAGGAACACGATGGCGTCACGCAGCGCGCGCTCGGTGCGACGGACAGTTTCGGTGAAGTCGTCGTCCTGGTGCAACTGATGGTGATAGCTCCGCGTGAAGTCCAGTCCGCGCACAGCCAGGACGGCGCGCAGCAACAGCGACTCCGGAACGGCGCCGAAGCCCAACTCCCGCAGTCCCTGCGCAACCGACTCCAGGCTGAGTGAGCGCGACCCCACGTACAGCGCATTGAAGACCTCTTCGTCGGTAAGAGGCCTCCCCGCCGTGTTGAGGCGCTTGAAGATGATGCGCAGCACCTTCTCGTCGGTGGTGTCCACGACGTAAGCGGGCACCTGGTACTCGCGGATGGCCTT
Proteins encoded in this region:
- a CDS encoding DUF262 domain-containing protein gives rise to the protein MPSLLTRRPETKSFSIEDLLDRVRRGEVRIPDFQRPLRWTAEDVRDLLDSVYRGYPIGTLLFWRREAPASSVSFGPVRIDAPSTSQGLWAVDGQQRVTALAGVLLHPAYGDEAGGRDDFHLYFDLETEELQPPLTNVVPPAHWLPMNEVLDSESLLGWLNRYPDREAHPEHIRAAIRLGKAIREYQVPAYVVDTTDEKVLRIIFKRLNTAGRPLTDEEVFNALYVGSRSLSLESVAQGLRELGFGAVPESLLLRAVLAVRGLDFTRSYHHQLHQDDDFTETVRRTERALRDAIVFLKRDAFIPHLKLLPSPENSLVLLTRFFQLHPEPSPRSRELLSRWFWRHVVFGGWVLKPAEALEVVSAMRSDEERSIQAMLAQVGAPLIPWWLEAGLPVIPNPEVAQPPPVIRILLLSLQPRHLRTGAVLEPGELLDSETEGFLDIIPLESTPEWAVRGSLLQRTLQAVAPFNFLFHPPLPGASVLTLLEERSLPDPEVLASHGLTSDMLESLWRGESVDFLRQRRAHLEPLVRQFIEARTRWDDSDRPSLQSMIIDDGDD
- a CDS encoding HipA domain-containing protein, which gives rise to MDPKPLASTTGVLDVLMGDVHVGTLTLLADERIEFSISEEYRQRYPRPVLGQFFEDDLSRRHISRMRLPPFFSNLLPEGPLRDLISEREQIARQREFFFIAHLGEDLSGAVVVRPAGELPSRDASVVDAPSESAPSDSEPLRFSLAGVQLKFSMLRRDRGMTLPMGGRGGDWIVKLPDNRYDRVPENELSVMTWARATGIDVPEMQLLKVSDLHGLPEGITLREDLAYAIRRFDRPSPGHRVHMEDLAQVLGLYSDEKYKKYNYETIANVLLKVAGLDALQEFLRRLVFIIACGNGDAHHKNWSLFYPDGTRPTLSPAYDFVSTIQYMPQDQLALNLAKSKRFDDVSLQSFERLARKLGLSDDDVLPVVRDAVASALDIWSSLRAELPMPEAFKQRIEEHWKKVPLLQGGVKRGAGELRQTANAFFTLYNDLPRLGPGSDACTLEALRRLPPLAPSPRVLDLGAGTGRQTLVLAQTLGTRVTAVDLHRPYLERLEREARELGLADAIVTRQEDMGALTLPPASVDLLWSEGAIYVMGFGPGLRRWRPLLAPGGLVAVTECSWLTDVRPPDAARFWATAYPSMASIADNRATAEAEGFTVLDTFTLPASAWWDEYYTPLLQRIERLRPSADPALREVIAATEQEVGLYRRHGDSYGYVFYLLRLREP